The Drosophila biarmipes strain raj3 chromosome 2L, RU_DBia_V1.1, whole genome shotgun sequence genome has a window encoding:
- the LOC108033141 gene encoding mucin-5AC isoform X4 gives MEYLTGRLSILWLLGLSLLLFKTGSTEAQSKRASRVTSSRSFGTNVKPSSSNGINFDCPEEFGYYPHPSDCTQYYVCVFGGALLESCTGGLMYSHELQTCDWPRNVGCELVDTSSERGPARSQGQSQTHTQAQHVPSRVRFGAAFSSPGGTQKAPTVAPQYHRSPPQVIQAQVQHIPPPPPELRVPPNPVITSRGQPKPLIESQEDIAKLYADAQETLPPVEEEESDRQQRVYRGQPSTVSQVQRDRDGILHQASINAIPQTGKIGSYAFGTAYRVESSSPSSLGAPPPANVFVQPTPQAQSPQLEPNRNYYNASIFNNGGGYQPPQQQQQQQQQQQLQPTPFQQAQPQQHEQQPQASPHPYDSSYYSVYDDDIDLYRDIEYQQQQQQDHQQQQPSAPQYQPTVRQQQPHSTYRPLELSATPTPPQKSSYSNQQTLPYTSDYDEDINAQIEQENLYDQPTRSPQRAEQVAIQRLDTRPNSSTALSPKTPATQSDVLTYYDTVTTAYAPEHGPADYSYSSSAEYAYGSVEDYDQSERTLTRAKSTARTQTDDYDLIANVVGPSDKSTMAQPTRTQNTKSTSALSRNPSKSSITNTQILEVTKSTTTTTTTTTTSTTPFPSTTTTKLASSKAHAIKPYKQHVPNQSKTTTQASSTPTTTTSSSTPPPNPSTYSSNPFLKSKLQNLAKSLAHFVSKSQTKGNTTGFRQVQNLTSFDHQPTIPAPVPDQVSAQTFSPVPLPSSTQGSLVENHVETVFDESRNVHVQTAEPPRSRSFETSTSAKFLDFINAAAYGTSPRGNLLNAVPDKFVDRDFRYRERDYSYESSSRGPETQRKRIQTYITSDVAPQSFKVPANGEVRPQPEGMDSASTTRPNKPIKHSLQSGSHGFSLRVEQNESESHVSEPIFAEKKSVPTTTTTKSPTTLADLSQEFVDIIPTTYAPPLRIWRNGRPTIQQAYYRPTTTSSSTSTSASTSTSAPTSSNDNAESSNTIRTTTTPRALVPPSTERYVVPGQTYTARANYFKENLNRVTANPATRFVSPYKSLENLLQEDRQHQYHQLRTTARPRFTNAPAFPPFLQTTLKPAKNVFMTTPIRNTSQDVLATMATGNARNFSVSDAILSTFSPQRPAPSMLRTTTMATTTTTSTEPLPPEMTTTAAPTTASAVIASSPIRVSQSPMRPRGRSRYTAATLNSVGDSVDEPTTYAPKLRLPAGYDAGQFPKRKPQRVRVISSQRTSFGEPTARPHEKYEVYKAALQAKDSANTSQSDVSKSLKHKPIENEASVLDEPRAEALISQPLEARQQNSLEEGGTAIAFSSTEHVVAITDRPTVKFLYSNKYRQQTAERTLAESLQNAGYIASANGPAQKFRSANVIEQLRQFLAGSDSNSNSDESGTSQFVDEYSLPEIKAAVDEIKQLYLPTDRPSTTTPRPTITPIVSPPSLRPSTATVNASVRQVANQSKDYSFPSTLKALSTDSTLTARDLQSTPDASTSRTPRDPPFNPTPAPNISTATATPSPFAPHTARASRVNNVIKSSIAAAALGPSTSTHQPPVSAGKAHKIQFGFAPNNKNHQVSSNHKGAAASASVKCSDSTLNAKCNEIPLRNNNRNRGNAMYANQDRDVLSTPNRGTHPPRTRPTLKPSGTIVSKAQEFVDIYRYPPTRPDPIYPQPTPDKTAAKCRKDVCLLPDCYCGGKDIPGGLSASETPQIVLITFDDAVNTINIDLYEELFNNESRKNPNGCPWRGTFYLSHEWTDYGMVQDLYSQGHEIASHTVSHSFGEQFSQKKWTREIAGQREILAAYGGVKLSDVRGMRAPFLSVGGNKMYKMLYDSNFTYDSSMPVYENRPPSWPYTLDYKIFHDCMIPPCPTRSYPGVWQVPMVMWQDLNGGRCSMGDACSNPSDADGVTKMIMKNFERHYTTNRAPFGLFYHAAWFTQPHHKEGFIKFLDAINAMQDVWIITNWQALQWVRDPTPTSRINSFQPFQCDYSDRPKRCNNPKVCNLWHKSGVRYMKTCQPCPDIYPWTGKSGIRSSRIDNEVEEPAA, from the exons GATCCACAGAGGCACAGAGCAAACGAGCCTCACGCGTCACCAGCTCCCGTAGCTTTGGCACCAACGTTAAGCCCTCAAGCTCCAATGGCATTAACTTCGACTGCCCCGAGGAGTTCGGTTATTACCCGCACCCCTCGGACTGCACTCAATACTACGTGTGCGTCTTCGGAGGAGCGCTGCTTGAGAGCTGCACTGGCGGCCTCATGTACTCGCACGAGCTGCAGACCTGCGATTGGCCCAGGAACGTGGGCTGCGAGTTAGTGGACACATCCTCGGAGCGCGGCCCCGCACGTAGCCAGGGCCAGAGCCAAACGCACACCCAGGCGCAGCATGTACCCAGTAGAGTCCGTTTTGGAGCCGCTTTCAGCAGCCCTGGTGGCACGCAGAAGGCGCCCACTGTGGCCCCACAGTACCACCGCTCTCCGCCACAGGTCATCCAGGCCCAGGTGCAACACATACCTCCTCCGCCACCTGAGCTGCGAGTGCCACCCAACCCGGTGATCACGTCCCGGGGTCAACCAAAACCATTGATCGAGTCCCAGGAGGACATTGCGAAG TTGTATGCCGATGCGCAGGAGACATTGCCGCCTGTTGAAGAAGAGGAGTCCGATCGTCAGCAGAGAGTGTACCGTGGCCAACCCAGTACCGTCAGTCAAGTGCAGCGCGATCGCGATGGTATTCTTCACCAGGCCAGTATCAATGCCATTCCCCAAACTGGCAAAATCGGATCATACGCTTTTGGAACGGCCTACAG AGTTGAGTCATCCTCCCCGTCATCGCTAGGGGCGCCGCCACCCGCTAATGTATTTGTACAGCCCACGCCACAAGCTCAATCGCCACAGTTAGAACCCAATCGTAACTACTACAATGCATCCATATTTAATAATGGGGGCGGCTACCAAccaccgcagcagcaacagcagcagcaacaacaacaacaactacagccAACACCATTCCAACAAGCGCAACCGCAACAACATGAGCAGCAGCCACAAGCCTCACCACATCCCTATGATTCATCCTATTATTCTGTTTACGACGACGATATCGATTTGTATAGGGATATAGAgtaccaacagcagcagcaacaggaccatcagcagcagcagccatcTGCCCCCCAGTACCAACCAACAGTGCGCCAACAGCAGCCGCACTCAACCTACCGCCCCTTAGAGCTCTCTGCTACACCGACACCCCCTCAGAAGTCCTCTTATAGCAACCAGCAGACTTTGCCCTACACCTCGGACTACGATGAAGACATTAATGCGCAG ATCGAGCAGGAAAATTTGTACGATCAGCCCACACGTTCACCCCAGAG GGCGGAACAGGTGGCCATACAAAGGCTGGATACGCGGCCCAATTCTTCGACAGCCCTGTCCCCAAAGACGCCCGCCACCCAATCGGATGTTCTCACCTACTATGACACTGTGACCACCGCCTACGCTCCGGAACATGGGCCAGCCGACTACAGCTACTCCAGTTCCGCAGAGTATGCTTACGGGTCGGTAGAGGACTACGACCAGAGCGAGCGCACACTGACTCGAGCCAAGTCCACTGCCCGCACCCAAACGGATGACTATGATCTGATCGCCAATGTTGTGGGTCCGTCAGACAAGAGCACAATGGCGCAACCAACACGAACCCAGAACACAAAATCAACTTCGGCACTTAGCAGGAACCCTTCCAAGAGTTCCATCACCAACACACAAATTCTTGAGGTCACAAAGTCCACtacaacaacgacaacaacaacaactacatcCACGACACCATTTCCatcgacaacaacaacaaaactaGCAAG CTCGAAAGCGCATGCAATTAAGCCTTACAAACAACATGTTCCCAACCAATCAAAGACTACTACACAAGCTTCCAGTACCCCAACCACCACCACGTCCAGCTCCACACCTCCCCCGAATCCCTCAACTTATAGTTCAAATCCCTTCCTTAAATCGAAACTCCAAAATCTGGCCAAGTCGTTGGCACACTTTGTCTCGAAAAGCCAGACCAAAGGCAATACCACTGGCTTCCGTCAAGTCCAAAACCTGACGAGTTTTGATCACCAACCCACAATTCCAGCACCAGTCCCAGACCAAGTTTCCGCCCAAACATTTTCCCCAGTCCCCCTGCCTTCGTCCACGCAAGGGTCCCTGGTTGAGAATCACGTTGAGACTGTCTTTGATGAGAGTCGGAATGTTCATGTTCAGACGGCTGAACCGCCGAGGAGTCGCTCTTTTGAAACCAGTACGTCGGCGAAATTCCTAGACTTTATCAATGCCGCCGCTTATGGTACCAGTCCCCGTGGCAACCTGCTGAATGCAGTGCCAGATAAATTTGTGGACAGGGATTTTCGCTATCGAGAGAGAGATTATTCATACGAGTCAAGCTCAAGGGGACCAGAAACACAGCGCAAACGTATTCAGACCTACATCACTTCCGATGTGGCGCCTCAGAGTTTCAAAGTTCCAGCAAATGGTGAAGTGCGACCTCAGCCGGAAGGAATGGATAGCGCGAGTACAACGCGACCCAATAAGCCCATAAAACACAGTCTTCAAAGTGGATCACATGGTTTTAGTTTGCGTGTGGAACAGAATGAAAGCGAAAGTCACGTGTCTGAGCCAATTTTTGCGGAGAAAAAGAGTGTgccaaccacaacaacaaccaagAGCCCAACAACACTGGCGGACTTATCTCAGGAATTTGTGGACATCATACCCACGACTTACGCTCCACCTCTTCGCATTTGGCGTAACGGAAGACCCACCATTCAACAGGCATATTACAGGCCAACCACCACCAGTTCTAGCACAAGTACTAGTGCCAGTACAAGCACCTCTGCTCCTACCAGCTCAAATGACAACGCTGAGTCCAGCAACACAATTAGGACTACTACAACACCAAGAGCTCTTGTCCCGCCCAGCACCGAACGGTATGTTGTACCTGGACAAACGTACACGGCCCGAGCAAATTACTTCAAAGAGAACCTAAATCGCGTTACTGCCAACCCGGCAACGCGCTTTGTCTCCCCGTACAAAAGTCTAGAAAACTTGCTACAGGAAGATCGCCAACACCAGTACCACCAACTGCGGACGACAGCCAGGCCCCGCTTCACAAATGCACCTGCTTTTCCGCCCTTCCTCCAGACCACTTTAAAGCCGGCAAAGAACGTTTTTATGACCACGCCTATTAGAAACACCAGCCAAGATGTTTTGGCCACAATGGCGACAGGAAACGCACGCAACTTTAGTGTTAGCGACGCAATACTCAGCACATTTAGTCCCCAGCGACCCGCGCCGAGTATGCTGCGAACTACCACTatggcaacaacaactactACCAGCACGGAACCACTTCCGCCGGAAATGACCACTACTGCAGCGCCTACGACCGCATCAGCCGTGATCGCTTCTTCGCCCATCCGTGTATCACAGTCCCCAATGCGTCCCCGTGGCCGCTCTCGCTATACGGCGGCCACTCTAAACAGTGTCGGGGACAGCGTGGACGAGCCCACGACGTATGCACCCAAGTTAAGGTTGCCTGCCGGCTATGATGCTGGCCAGTTTCCGAAACGCAAGCCTCAACGAGTGCGAGTGATTAGTAGCCAGAGGACTTCCTTTGGGGAGCCAACAGCTAGGCCCCACGAAAAGTATGAGGTCTACAAAGCTGCGTTGCAGGCCAAGGATTCAGCTAACACCTCCCAAAGTGATGTGAGCAAGTCGCTAAAGCACAAGCCAATCGAAAATGAAGCCAGCGTTTTAGATGAGCCACGGGCCGAGGCGTTGATCAGCCAGCCGTTGGAGGCCAGGCAACAAAACAGCTTAGAGGAGGGTGGAACTGCGATAGCCTTTAGCTCCACCGAACATGTGGTGGCAATAACAGACCGTCCGACTGTTAAGTTTCTTTACTCTAACAAATATCGTCAGCAAACGGCGGAACGCACTTTGGCAGAAAGTCTGCAGAACGCCGGGTACATAGCATCAGCTAACGGGCCGGCACAGAAGTTTCGATCCGCCAACGTTATTGAGCAGCTGAGGCAGTTCCTAGCTGGTAGTGATAGTAACAGCAACAGCGATGAGAGCGGCACCTCCCAATTCGTTGACGAGTATTCATTGCCCGAGATAAAGGCCGCAGTCGATGAGATCAAGCAACTTTACCTGCCCACTGATCGACCTAGCACGACGACGCCACGTCCTACCATTACGCCGATTGTTTCTCCACCTTCACTCCGACCTTCTACGGCAACCGTAAACGCGTCAGTCCGTCAAGTTGCAAATCAATCCAAAGATTACTCCTTTCCCTCCACATTAAAAGCCTTAAGCACCGATTCCACTCTAACTGCCAGGGACCTCCAAAGCACCCCCGACGCTAGCACCTCTAGAACGCCGAGAGACCCACCTTTTAACCCGACCCCCGCCCCCAATATTTCCACCGCTACAGCAACACCCTCTCCATTTGCACCGCACACTGCGCGCGCTTCGAGGGTTAACAATGTCATAAAGTCGTCgattgctgccgctgccctaGGCCCTAGCACCTCAACACATCAGCCACCAGTGTCAGCGGGTAAAGCCCACAAGATCCAATTCGGCTTCGCTCCCAACAATAAAAACCACCAAGTTAGCAGCAACCATAAGGGCGCCGCAGCTTCAGCCTCGGTGAAGTGCTCCGACAGCACACTAAACGCCAAATGCAACGAGATTCCTTTAAG AAACAACAATAGAAACCGGGGAAATGCGATGTACGCCAATCAGGATCGGGACGTACTCTCTACGCCAAATCGTGGAACTCACCCACC ACGAACACGACCCACACTCAAGCCATCGGGCACGATCGTATCAAAGGCGCAAGAGTTTGTCGATATATACCGGTACCCACCGACTCGCCCCGACCCCATATACCCACAGCCCACGCCCGATAAAACGGCAGCCAAGTGCCGGAAGGACGTATGCCTGTTACCAGACTGTTATTGCGGCGGCAAGGATATTCCTG GCGGCTTGAGCGCCTCGGAGACCCCACAAATTGTACTTATTACTTTTGACGATGCCGTCAACACAATAAATATCGATCTTTACGAGGAACTCTTTAATAATGAGTCGCGAAAAAATCCCAATGGTTGTCCATGGCGCGGAACCTTTTACCTATCGCACGAGTGGACGGACTACGGAATGGTTCAAGATCTTTATTCACAAGGACATGAAATAGCATCGCATACCGTATC CCACAGCTTTGGCGAGCAGTTCTCGCAAAAAAAGTGGACCCGTGAAATTGCCGGACAGCGGGAGATACTTGCTGCTTACGGCGGTGTCAAGCTATCGGATGTACGAGGCATGCGCGCACCTTTCCTCTCGGTCGGCGGTaacaaaatgtacaaaatgCTATACGACTCAAACTTCACCTACGACTCCTCCATGCCTGTCTACGAGAACCGACCACCTTCCTGGCCCTACACCCTGGATTACAAGATATTCCACGACTGTATGATTCCGCCCTGCCCAACCCGCTCTTACCCTGGGGTATGGCAAGTTCCTATGGTCATGTGGCAGGATCTAAACGGAGGCCGCTGCTCGATGGGCGACGCATGTTCGAACCCGAGCGATGCGGATGGAGTAACCAAGATGATTATGAAGAACTTTGAACGTCATTATACCACGAACAG agCACCTTTCGGACTTTTCTATCACGCTGCGTGGTTTACCCAGCCACACCACAAGGAGGGATTCATTAAATTCCTCGACGCCATCAATGCCATGCAGGACGTGTGGATCATAACCAACTGGCAGGCGCTGCAATGGGTCAGAGACCCCACACCAACATCTCGCATTAATTCATTCCAGCCCTTCCAGTGCGACTATTCG GATCGGCCCAAACGCTGCAACAACCCGAAAGTATGTAACTTGTGGCACAAGTCCGGCGTCCGTTATATGAAAACATGTCAGCCATGCCCTGACATTTACCCCTGGACTGGAAAATCAGGAATACGATCTTCACGTATCGATAATGAAGTTGAAGAACCGGCGGCGTAA
- the LOC108033141 gene encoding uncharacterized protein LOC108033141 isoform X12, producing the protein MEYLTGRLSILWLLGLSLLLFKTGSTEAQSKRASRVTSSRSFGTNVKPSSSNGINFDCPEEFGYYPHPSDCTQYYVCVFGGALLESCTGGLMYSHELQTCDWPRNVGCELVDTSSERGPARSQGQSQTHTQAQHVPSRVRFGAAFSSPGGTQKAPTVAPQYHRSPPQVIQAQVQHIPPPPPELRVPPNPVITSRGQPKPLIESQEDIAKLYADAQETLPPVEEEESDRQQRVYRGQPSTVSQVQRDRDGILHQASINAIPQTGKIGSYAFGTAYSESLDDDQTLEYELSHNRLDGGRRRKRRDITAQLAEIAPIKPVGAGNLNDSDSSREVMEPDSPSSLPDSSEISNSSNNSKERFEEAAPAVVKIHKYSSKIRQPKGESAMEFDYEQINEDGELLNEDGGEDDVATGESKRRPRQLRPVSHTSSKWPGQNYRAIDAPPPPQYSQQSSYSFGSYNPYLTPPNTANTQPLYGNHNYNQLTPGYQSYLHQQQQVGPAGPLPHQKPKVVYTGYNLSLPPPPLEDDFRPISGSYYGAAGTGPSSPRPLSIQQQHSNAGDLLPFLIQQLKELKERRKNLQAENFAYFHLDNQPVSPAPVSGATSMPTASTAHYSPVDLSKPAQKVTPNGQYSTMGGFYNNQKPDQGPYNVNYPGKLVSHYSIGSNDGQRTTTESNYFQYNILANQKMKGVFSTATPSQLGHAAVKVRPPVTPLQVTQSINVVSPPNLANNRPNSLQQVPFRDFSHLPVGISYATNNTMPESYQTFTKSISTTETPHGGSDLPTSKSKLTNFQFNVHDFMANLKASDLSSVNPAVNPMIKYFKQVSSAGIGNNNLRNALVLRRPLPGSTSSASGTTSTTQNPTTPTSSAPKTRIRVKPTLPTPTTPATTRALKGYENFIKGIQMQLNKQTTSQSPTSSPSTSTLRVPTTTTLESVDYYDEDYEEDEDILPPSQMPPYMPMSETMAPPRPQLPTEAPITESSGKARPNLQTGFLAATTTRRPFPNFSPDAEAGVPSFISFPSDIFQELKQRLPQLPETSTPQIRTKVPTTPRIMRPSTTPRPIPSSTAPPTTRVRYTVRPHKRGQQKWMTMSPIQAEKDVKNLTNNERVIIGSSKQSNLGGLQLNSIHVGSGEERHRNNNRNRGNAMYANQDRDVLSTPNRGTHPPRTRPTLKPSGTIVSKAQEFVDIYRYPPTRPDPIYPQPTPDKTAAKCRKDVCLLPDCYCGGKDIPGDLPVESIPQIVLLTFDDSVNDLNKQLYTDLFEKGRVNPNGCPITATFYVSHEWTDYSQVQNLYADGHEMASHTVSHSFGEQFSQKKWTREIAGQREILAAYGGVKLSDVRGMRAPFLSVGGNKMYKMLYDSNFTYDSSMPVYENRPPSWPYTLDYKIFHDCMIPPCPTRSYPGVWQVPMVMWQDLNGGRCSMGDACSNPSDADGVTKMIMKNFERHYTTNRAPFGLFYHAAWFTQPHHKEGFIKFLDAINAMQDVWIITNWQALQWVRDPTPTSRINSFQPFQCDYSDRPKRCNNPKVCNLWHKSGVRYMKTCQPCPDIYPWTGKSGIRSSRIDNEVEEPAA; encoded by the exons GATCCACAGAGGCACAGAGCAAACGAGCCTCACGCGTCACCAGCTCCCGTAGCTTTGGCACCAACGTTAAGCCCTCAAGCTCCAATGGCATTAACTTCGACTGCCCCGAGGAGTTCGGTTATTACCCGCACCCCTCGGACTGCACTCAATACTACGTGTGCGTCTTCGGAGGAGCGCTGCTTGAGAGCTGCACTGGCGGCCTCATGTACTCGCACGAGCTGCAGACCTGCGATTGGCCCAGGAACGTGGGCTGCGAGTTAGTGGACACATCCTCGGAGCGCGGCCCCGCACGTAGCCAGGGCCAGAGCCAAACGCACACCCAGGCGCAGCATGTACCCAGTAGAGTCCGTTTTGGAGCCGCTTTCAGCAGCCCTGGTGGCACGCAGAAGGCGCCCACTGTGGCCCCACAGTACCACCGCTCTCCGCCACAGGTCATCCAGGCCCAGGTGCAACACATACCTCCTCCGCCACCTGAGCTGCGAGTGCCACCCAACCCGGTGATCACGTCCCGGGGTCAACCAAAACCATTGATCGAGTCCCAGGAGGACATTGCGAAG TTGTATGCCGATGCGCAGGAGACATTGCCGCCTGTTGAAGAAGAGGAGTCCGATCGTCAGCAGAGAGTGTACCGTGGCCAACCCAGTACCGTCAGTCAAGTGCAGCGCGATCGCGATGGTATTCTTCACCAGGCCAGTATCAATGCCATTCCCCAAACTGGCAAAATCGGATCATACGCTTTTGGAACGGCCTACAG CGAAAGCTTGGACGATGACCAGACGCTCGAATACGAACTGTCCCACAACCGACTCGATGGAGGTAGGCGACGCAAACGCCGCGATATTACCGCGCAGCTCGCGGAAATTGCGCCCATCAAACCTGTAGGAGCAGGTAATCTTAACGACTCAGATAGTTCTCGCGAAGTCATGGAGCCGGATAGCCCCAGTTCACTTCCAGATAGTAGTGAAATCTCAAATAGCTCAAACAATTCAAAAGAACGCTTCGAAGAGGCGGCGCCGGCTGTCgttaaaatacataaatactCCTCAAAAATCAGGCAACCAAAAGGCGAGAGCGCCATGGAGTTTGACTACGAGCAGATTAATGAAGACGGGGAGTTGTTGAACGAAGATGGAGGCGAGGATGATGTAGCCACGGGCGAGTCAAAGAGACGACCCCGTCAGCTGCGACCCGTTTCTCATACCTCTTCCAAATGGCCAGGACAAAATTACCGTGCTATTGATGCACCCCCTCCCCCACAGTACTCACAGCAATCAAGCTACAGCTTTGGAAGTTACAATCCGTACCTCACGCCTCCCAACACTGCCAACACCCAACCGTTATACGGCAATCACAATTACAACCAGTTAACTCCTGGCTACCAATCCTACCtgcaccagcaacagcaagttGGGCCCGCTGGTCCACTTCCCCATCAAAAGCCTAAAGTGGTGTACACTGGCTACAATCTGTCGTTGCCTCCGCCGCCCCTAGAGGACGACTTTCGTCCGATTTCCGGCAGCTATTACGGAGCGGCTGGCACAGGTCCAAGCAGTCCCAGGCCCCTCAgcatccagcagcagcactcgAATGCTGGAGACCTCCTGCCCTTCCTAATACAACAGCTGAAGGAGCTAAAAGAACGGCGGAAGAATCTGCAGGCGGAAAACTTTGCCTACTTCCATCTGGACAATCAGCCGGTAAGCCCGGCTCCCGTTTCTGGAGCCACATCCATGCCCACAGCCAGCACCGCCCACTATTCCCCAGTTGATCTGTCAAAGCCCGCTCAAAAGGTTACTCCAAACGGTCAATACAGCACCATGGGCGGATTCTATAATAACCAGAAACCGGACCAGGGCCCCTACAATGTTAACTATCCCGGCAAGTTGGTCTCCCACTACAGCATTGGTTCTAATGATGGACAGCGCACCACGACGGAGAGCAATTACTTCCAGTACAACATCTTAGCCAACCAGAAGATGAAGGGTGTCTTTAGCACCGCTACGCCAAGCCAGCTCGGGCACGCTGCCGTCAAAGTAAGGCCTCCCGTTACGCCGCTGCAAGTGACTCAGAGCATTAATGTAGTATCGCCCCCAAATCTGGCCAATAACAGACCCAATAGTCTGCAGCAGGTTCCGTTTCGTGACTTCTCGCATCTTCCAGTTGGCATTAGTTACGCCACCAATAACACTATGCCAGAATCCTACCAAACCTTCACCAAGTCAATCAGCACAACAGAGACGCCTCATGGCGGAAGCGATCTTCCCACTAGCAAATCAAAGCTTACCAACTTTCAGTTCAATGTCCACGATTTCATGGCTAACCTTAAGGCCAGCGATCTGTCCAGTGTCAACCCGGCCGTAAATCCAATGATCAAATACTTCAAGCAAGTCAGTAGCGCCGGAATTGGAAATAACAACTTGCGCAATGCGCTGGTGCTTCGACGTCCTTTACCAGGAAGTACAAGTTCAGCTAGCGGCACAACCTCGACCACCCAGAATCCGACCACGCCAACTTCATCGGCGCCCAAAACACGCATCAGAGTCAAGCCGACACTGCCTACGCCTACCACTCCAGCCACAACGAGAGCTTTAAAGGGGTACGAAAATTTCATCAAGGGCATACAGATGCAACTCAACAAGCAGACCACTAGCCAAAGTCCCACCTCCAGCCCTTCCACAAGTACTCTGCGTGTGCCGACCACCACAACCCTAGAAAGCGTAGACTATTATGACGAAGATTACGAGGAGGATGAAGACATACTGCCTCCTTCTCAAATGCCTCCTTACATGCCCATGTCCGAGACCATGGCCCCTCCACGCCCACAACTGCCTACTGAAGCACCTATCACCGAGTCCTCAGGAAAAGCAAGACCAAACTTGCAGACGGGCTTCCTGGCGGCGACGACAACACGCCGTCCGTTTCCCAACTTCTCACCAGATGCCGAGGCCGGCGTGCCTTCGTTTATTAGCTTTCCCAGCGATATCTTCCAAGAACTGAAGCAGCGGTTGCCTCAGCTTCCCGAAACCAGCACCCCACAAATCCGTACCAAGGTACCCACGACTCCACGCATCATGCGTCCGTCTACCACTCCGAGACCAATCCCCTCCAGTACGGCGCCGCCAACGACCCGAGTGCGTTACACTGTGCGACCGCATAAGCGAGGACAACAAAAGTGGATGACGATGTCACCAATCCAGGCGGAAAAGGACGTAAAGAACCTTACTAACAATGAACGCGTTATCATAGGCTCTAGCAAGCAGAGTAACCTGGGCGGCCTACAACTAAATTCCATACATGTGGGTTCAGGCGAAGAACGACACAG AAACAACAATAGAAACCGGGGAAATGCGATGTACGCCAATCAGGATCGGGACGTACTCTCTACGCCAAATCGTGGAACTCACCCACC ACGAACACGACCCACACTCAAGCCATCGGGCACGATCGTATCAAAGGCGCAAGAGTTTGTCGATATATACCGGTACCCACCGACTCGCCCCGACCCCATATACCCACAGCCCACGCCCGATAAAACGGCAGCCAAGTGCCGGAAGGACGTATGCCTGTTACCAGACTGTTATTGCGGCGGCAAGGATATTCCTG GCGATCTACCCGTTGAAAGCATACCTCAGATCGTTCTATTGACTTTTGATGATTCGGTGAATGACCTAAACAAGCAGTTGTACACGGACCTCTTCGAGAAAGGTCGCGTCAATCCCAACGGCTGCCCAATAACAGCCACTTTTTACGTCTCCCACGAATGGACTGATTACAGTCAGGTTCAGAATCTTTACGCCGATGGACATGAAATGGCCTCGCATACAGTTTC CCACAGCTTTGGCGAGCAGTTCTCGCAAAAAAAGTGGACCCGTGAAATTGCCGGACAGCGGGAGATACTTGCTGCTTACGGCGGTGTCAAGCTATCGGATGTACGAGGCATGCGCGCACCTTTCCTCTCGGTCGGCGGTaacaaaatgtacaaaatgCTATACGACTCAAACTTCACCTACGACTCCTCCATGCCTGTCTACGAGAACCGACCACCTTCCTGGCCCTACACCCTGGATTACAAGATATTCCACGACTGTATGATTCCGCCCTGCCCAACCCGCTCTTACCCTGGGGTATGGCAAGTTCCTATGGTCATGTGGCAGGATCTAAACGGAGGCCGCTGCTCGATGGGCGACGCATGTTCGAACCCGAGCGATGCGGATGGAGTAACCAAGATGATTATGAAGAACTTTGAACGTCATTATACCACGAACAG agCACCTTTCGGACTTTTCTATCACGCTGCGTGGTTTACCCAGCCACACCACAAGGAGGGATTCATTAAATTCCTCGACGCCATCAATGCCATGCAGGACGTGTGGATCATAACCAACTGGCAGGCGCTGCAATGGGTCAGAGACCCCACACCAACATCTCGCATTAATTCATTCCAGCCCTTCCAGTGCGACTATTCG GATCGGCCCAAACGCTGCAACAACCCGAAAGTATGTAACTTGTGGCACAAGTCCGGCGTCCGTTATATGAAAACATGTCAGCCATGCCCTGACATTTACCCCTGGACTGGAAAATCAGGAATACGATCTTCACGTATCGATAATGAAGTTGAAGAACCGGCGGCGTAA